The Magnolia sinica isolate HGM2019 chromosome 11, MsV1, whole genome shotgun sequence DNA window TCCTATCTTAATTTTTCCTATCTTAAGAGTAGTGTCATCCAACACATCTATGTTGGACTGATTTTAGCCTATGAGTATTATAATTTAGTTCGTCTACGAACATGATTGACTTAGCATAGGTGTAATTCCCTTTGATCTGCGCCAACTGATAGATCGTAAGGATGACCTTTACCATTTCTTTACAGTAGTGTAATTCGCTTCATCTATGCCCAAGTCGTTGGGCTAAGTAAGATGAGTTATAAGACCTCACAATTTACACCACAGATGTTGGATCGCCGATGATTATTTTTGTAAGTTTTAATTTCATTTACATTAATACAATTAAGTTTCTTCTACTCTCACATTGGATGAGTCAGTTTTATTAGTGCATCGGTTTGTCAATAACATGAGGTAGGGTTTCTTGAGTTGGTTGAGCGTTCATTATAAGACATTAAAGAACTGAAAACTCAAATACTTGAAGCATTAGAGCCTAAAGATAACatgtaaattgaggtgccttggtaaACATAGTActtggatcattttaagttataaaaCAACCTACATCTATATAATACAatctaataggaaaacatttactTCATGTGAACCAAGCCTTAGACCTTTAATGATCACGTTAAGATAGGGTTGGAAGAGGTTTTAAGCTGCTTAcccaaaaataaatttaaaaaaaaaattggtagAAAACGACAACTATCGGTCGGTTCATGATCAAACCAATAGTCCATCAATCAAACTCGATCGAGTGAAGATCCATCGCTTGATCAATTGAAAATGGACAAAAGTGTCTAGAGAACTTTACTGGTAAATCATGAATTAGTTCGATTGTTCAATTGATTGATGGACTAGCCGTTATTGATTTGTTAaagcattttttttaatataaaactaGCATTCGGATCTTTGACCAAATGATAGAATTTGGTGTTTTAGAGACCCTAGTGTATCCTAAGCCTTCATATATATATCCTAAGCTCTATCCCAAAGAGATTTAtgctattttttttaatgattcttcaatctaatgagcattccaagttTCATTTTAAAAAGATCATGATATCAAGTATTCTCTAGAGATTAGACACCACACCCATATATAAATCCTTTGTTTAAACACTCTTTAGAATgcccatataggtgaatccctACTTAAAACCAACTAACattattagttgtaagagattcaacctAACTTCCACTACCTTGGCACTTCATAGGTACATCTTCAAGGTTCTCGATCGTTTGAAGTCAAAGAAGATCGACATCAAAGTTAGAGGTGAATTTATTGTAAACCTttgagatagtgaaatccgatacactcgaggagagtgcatCCACCAGGAGTAGAGTATGTATTTAACCGAAACACTATACATCGTTGTATTTGTGATTGTTATGTGGATGTATTTATATTATGCTTATGATTGAATTGTTCATTATAAATGCATGAATAGATTGTATGCTACACACTTAATTTGTAGCATACACAATTGATATTTCATATCTCACTATAGACTAGTTGCACATATAGTTGTATCTATTGTAGTCTATGCTCTTGAACTCACATAGCTTAGTTGTTTTAAATTGATAAATATTTTAAGTGGTCATATTCACCCCAATttaggacttagccataattctaagaTCTGTAAACTTCCGCCTAGTGTGGTCTCGTGTTAGGCAACAGATGCAATTTCAGGTTTATCGCTATCATCACGGTAAAAAATTGTCATTTTGACTAAAAGGTAAAAAGAACTTATTAGAATGATGAATCATCCCCTTCCCAAATCACTTGATTTCATTTACATGTGACTGAATAGACAACTAAACTGCTTCAGTTTTCAATCATAGATGACCACTCACATTCTCTCTATCTATCTTGGCACTTGGGCCAAAATAGGTGTTTAGTTCAATTGAACCTTGATAGGCTCCGGCACACTTGGCATAATACGCACGTACCAACGGCTGAATTTTGAGCCGAACAGAATGTCCACCCCGTGATTCTCATTCATTCAACCATGACCCAGTGGAAATCTCTATTCATATGTGGCCAACCAGATGCCACGGTCTCAGATGTTGTCCATGAACAAATAGCTACAGATgctataaagaaaaaaagaaaaaaaagaaaaaagaaagagagagagagagagagagagagagagagagagagaggggccatGTTTGGCTTTGCAAGTGAACTGAACTGCCAAATATTCACAATAATAAAGTGGAAAAAAAGAGGCAGGCATTCGGTGGCACTTGCTTTAAGGAATTGGCACTCAAATTGTAGTTAGTTTCTTTCCACTTCAACTTGAAAGCAACAAAACTGCAATTTGGTCTCATACCCTGATGGCTGGACACATTCCATTTGATTTGATGgaaggaaaaagaggagaaatttAGATAAGAAGAGGAGACGAAATTTACTTGtgggtttcttctttttttcttcttcttcttcttcttcttcttcttctttttctggtGCAGGTGTGGTTCATCTTTTGTATTCTTTAAGCTGACTGCCCTTTTTGAGGAAACAAAAGGTATCGTATCttatctttaaaaagaaaaaaaaaatgaaactaaaattTAACTTAGATTCTATTGCTTCTTCTTGCTCCAAATTAAGGGAACATCTCTGCTCCTTTTATAGTGTTTCAAATACACCCATCTCAATACACGCACATGTACGCTTTCTTGTTGCTAGATGACACTTAATAGCTACATGGAGGTAAGTAACCCTTCCATCTTTGTTATGCATGCACCGTACACTTTCTCCAAATCACTACTTAATGCATGTCATAGAACCAAAGAGTTCCGTGCACAACTTGCAATGCTGACAAGAACATGCGCAGGTTACAAAAGATCCTACTCATGCATCTTACAATGCGTGAACACTACACGGAATTATATGCGTTTTTGCACATACAATGCATTAATTTTATGTACCCTCAAAGTGATTGctgccaagaaaaaaaaaaaaaaagtgatttcaATATAAACTATTATATGGATAGCTCAATTATTTTAACCCTAAGTTCTCTAACATGCATGACATTGGCATTGATAAGTAGGTATtaatccaatggtccaatcacACACATAACACACATGGGCATACGCTGCAGTTTGGAGAAAATGGTCTTAATGGGCAGATcatgatgaggatgaggacgatgTAGCAACAGTGGGGTACTTGCGTGAGTTCTTGACAATCTTGGTGAGGGCCGCTTGACCAAGGTCTAGCCCACAAACGTCGGCAAGGCGAACTAGATAGAGTAGCACATCCGAAAGCTCTTCCTCCAAGTGCTCTTTATCCGAAGAACTCCAATTCGGAAGCCCTTTCGCTACTTCGCCCTTCCATTGGAATATTTCGGATAACTCGCCAACCTCGCCAACCTACCAAAACACGCACCAAACTCATGATTTCTTATATGGGTGGATCTAACCATGCACAGTCAACTTTAAAACATTATTAGCTAGTGAAGGCTTACCAAAGCTAAGAGGAGGTTCCTAGGGCTATGGAACTGCTCCCAATCCCTTGCTCTAGCAAACTCTGCAAGCTTGTCTCTTAACTCTTTAAGAGAAACATCGTTTGAAGTTTGGGTTGGATATTCATAAGAGTGCTCCATTCCTTGAACTTTTTTGCTTCTCATTCCCAACTGATCCATGCAAAGTGGAAGATTTAAAGAGAATGTAGGTATGGGGTTGGTGAAGGTAATTTGCTATTGGCTCACTTTTGAGTTAGTGGGGGCACTTGAGTATTCCATCTAAAGAGTAAAAACATGTGAGGAAGGACAAAGGTGTTCTCATTTTCCCACTCATGATTTGATGCCACTTACCAAAAAGAGAGCATCTCAGACTCAACTAAGTTGGTGATGAGATTTTCGCGCAACTGCTGAGTGTAGGCTCACTGCAGAATGTTATGACATCTAGACCGTCGAGCACGATTGTCTCcttgtaaaaataaaatgaattaaaaatcatgccaatccaaccAATAGGTGGGACATATGCACCTTAAAAAAAATTGACAACTATCAAAAAACCTTCAAATTTTCATGTCGGTGCTcagccaatggttggatggtactattttttgggcatcccattttcaGTATGGACAGGTCGGATGCCATATGGTCACCATGGTCGGTCCTACCAGAAGCTAGTTGCGCATTTTTCTCATCTACAACTAGTTACGAGTGTGAAGGGTTCCCCACTCAAAGCGCATTTGCATGTGGAGATAGCCCATTTTGTCTGGCTTTCCTGAGGTTGGGAGCTGAGTGTTTGCTGTGTGTTCTAGCAAAATAGAGGGAGGCTGTCCCCAGGCATGTGGGTTGCCACAACCTCACCTGATGAAAGCTACCATCTAAAGGTTATTTTCAAAAGAGGATCTTTGGGGAAgcggactggctggtgtacctaacactagctatatagctgctgtactgaCGTAAGCAAGTTCGGTGGGTCTGATattaaggtatgtgttatatcccaaccgtccatccatttggtgagctcatctgaaggcttgagacaaaaaataagacagatataactatcaagtgtaccacactgcaaaaaacgggggattgaatgtttaccattgaaaccctttttggggtcacagaaattttggatcaatatgaaattttcttttttctcttcgttcaggtctctgtgaccttatgaatagattggatgaaaaataaacgttacggtgggccgtgtgaatttttgaaaatcattatctcatatgctatttgtggtgtggtcaatataatctttggatatgattaattttttaaataacgctctaaaatgatctctaaaaatagatgaacggtgtagatataataaatacatcaccgtaggtcccatgtaactttgatctcctttgaaccgttcgtacaactcggagctcgaggagcgtcagtgctcatcttcgcacgacacg harbors:
- the LOC131218385 gene encoding uncharacterized protein LOC131218385, with product MEHSYEYPTQTSNDVSLKELRDKLAEFARARDWEQFHSPRNLLLALVGEVGELSEIFQWKGEVAKGLPNWSSSDKEHLEEELSDVLLYLVRLADVCGLDLGQAALTKIVKNSRKYPTVATSSSSSS